The Portunus trituberculatus isolate SZX2019 chromosome 27, ASM1759143v1, whole genome shotgun sequence DNA window CGCCCTCCTCAGCAAACAACTGCCATACTCCGCCCTCCACACCCTGCTGGGCGTATCCAAGCTGCTCCATTGTCAGCTTGTCAATCTGCAGCCAGAAGAAGGAGTCTTGTAGCATGAAGTGGGCATACTTACATAGTCTGAATGTACCCTGCTTACCATCCTCCCCCTACCTCCTTTTCCTATGCATACCATACCTACCTATATTATATCATGGCAGAAAAGGACACAGACAAATCTTACAAGCAGTGGCGGATCCAAGGTAAAAATTGGCAGGGGCTAACCTGGGGAAGACGTAAAATTATTGAACTCAAAGATTCACTGTGAATCACAGAATCTGATTTAGATTTTTCAGAAAGCCTTGTTACATTATAGTTCCATATATATTTGTTACCCTGCAccatctatatttatttttgttcataaaaAGGGGGGGTGCTTTAGCCCCTTCAACCCCACCCCTGGGTCCACCACTAATtgcaagaaagaggaatgacaacaataatgcaTCACTTGTCCAGAAACTATCTAGGTCAATGTTAAGTCATCCATGCATTTCAAAGGCACGATAAGAGAGGGTAGGCAGGGAACACACCTGGGGCCagagtgggtgtgtggtggccaGCTGTTGGGGTGCTGCTCGCTGCTTCTGTCTTAGCCGCTCTcggaactcctcctcctcgtccatcttGTCCAGCGCTGACTCCACCGCATCATAAAACTCGTCCTCACCAATGACGCTGTGTGGACCTTCCTGTGGGAGGAGAAATGGTGGtggaaaatgatgagagagaagcaatgaataaagaaaaaaataataaataaataaataaataaataaataaataaataaaaataatgaaatcaaatagaaataaaaataaataataaaaaaatatggaaaagaagaaatctagaatgaaaggaagacattATAAACTTTAGGCACATCCCCCAACTTCTGGCTGTGCAATACTACACTCTCAACTTGACAGTGTaaacagatagaaaagagagaccagataaaaagtagaaaaaaagggggaggaagaagtctACAAAAGATTAACTGTGATGATACACATGAACACGCCTTGAGATGcaagaacaccaacaaacacttaCATCCTTCCtaagataataaacaaaaaacaccaataaacatcAAGATCCTtcctgaaataaaaacaataacatggaTAAGATAATAAGGCACAACAATcacagaacacaaacacaacaaacaccacagcCTCTCACCTCATAGTCTgggccacccaccaccactaccctggCCGTAGTGTGCCCCTCCTGTGTGTTCTGGGAGAGGGCGTGCTTCAGCTTCTCCTCCAGCCGCCGCCGCTTCTCTGCCTCACGCTCCAGTCGCCGTCTGAAGGAGTCCTCCCGCTGGTTCATCACCTCCACACAGTGACTCAGGGTGGCCAGGATGCCGGCAGTGGTGGCCTGAGGAGTCATGTTGGTCTTTAGTCATTCAGGATCACaattttgtagtttttgttttcatttatgaataactaagtaagtaagtaactaATGGAATACAGTCTTCCTATTGTCATCCTACACTCACTTAAGCTTAGTCCTTGGTCATTCAATTAAAGTTTTCTTATCTTAATTTATTGAGTATtaaacccttgagtaccatgacacattgccatactcattctacttactctaaggtgattttatacagattcagaaacttatgtgggggattgtgatagtgaagactgtggccaataatcttctaacctccatagactttgctgatgtcaataaaatggtctaatcgtacacaaatctcacgataaaaatgtgttccagtactgaaggggttaatggcacACCTCATTACTGTCACCCAACACTCACTTTGAAGGTCAGCGCCTCTCCTCTGAAGTCTGCAGCATACGCCCCGTGCTTCTGTAGTGTTTCCTTGGTGATGTGTGGGTGGGGGTGTGGGTGGCGTGGCGGGGAGTGCTTCCGCTGCCCCAGGCTTGCCGCTGAGGGGGATGGGGATGGTGTGGGGGACTCAGCCGCCGCCCCGCCGTCCAAGGCTATTGCTGCCTCCACTGCACTCTCGTGTTCTGGCTCAAGGCCGTTACCTGAAGTGTGTTGGTGTGatgagagtggtgtgtgtgtgtgtgtgtaattcacctcggttgcctgctggtcacccagccagttttccccattacggagcaagctcagagctcatagatcgatcttcgggtaggactgagaccacataagacactccacacaccgggaaagcgaggccacaacccctcaagttacatcccgtacctatttagtgctaggtgaacaggggccacacattaagagacttacccatttgcctcgccgcttaccaggattcgaacccagctctctcgattgtgagttgagtgtgcttatcactacactacgcggtgtgtgtgtgtgtgtcaaagttgcttcctaaaaaaaaaaaaaaaaaaaaaaaaaaaaaaaaaaaaaatgtgatctcCATGGGTGTAGTGTATCTTCTATGAGATTTGAAAGCTGCACAACCAATTCTTCTATaataaagtgagaaagtgaattGTTCAGGACCACAGCAATATGAAGACACTCCTTTATGGAAACTGTACAATAATTCTCTTCTACAagtatcctttttttcatcctttctcataCACAACACAAACTTCACCAAAAACACTCCCTTCACCACAATGCTAGCACCCGTAACACTAGTAATAACACCACACAGCTCtgtccaccacacaccaccaccacctccactaccactaatAAACTCAAGAGTCTAAGGACAATATTCACAAGAGGGCATTATACTGCAACACAATCTTTAGTAGCAGCACCGTCACCACCAATGATGAACCCAGGTGTCTTGGGTGGCCAGGGGTAATGTTCATAAGTGGTTATATTCTCTATCGTACTGCAATATAATTCTtcttcactaccagcaccaccactatagTCTGTCAACTCTAAAGTGGCCCCTGGGTCTCGGTTTGAAAGGTGTCCCAggaaatgcgtggttgtcagaccttgaggaaaaccgtgagctgtccttgtaataagtgcgttgatcaacaaaaaacaagtattattcacatcaaaccAATTACATTATTAATAAGCTACaatgtttgaaatccaggagccactttagagtagacagactatagcaCCAGCACCCATTGGCCAGGATAACCAGGGGCAGTACTCACAGGTGGGTGCCTCCATGGTCTTCAGGTCCTTGACAACATCAGCACAGGCATCAAAGTATGACTGCAGTGTGTCCATCTGGCGGATCAGAATGTCCCGGTAGGTGTCAATCTCCGCTAGTTTCTCCCTCAGCCCTGAAGGGAGTATACAATGAAAGGTGACTCATTAACACTACCAttgtcttgtttatattaaccccctcagtaccatattcattctggttactatttggtgacttaagataccttcagaaactcatgtgggggattaaaatagtggagactgtaagcattagtcttctgacctccacagacccttcctattgtcaataaaatcatctaaacaTGGCCAAAAttcgaggtaaaaatgcatcccagtactgaagaggttaagcatcCCTGAAACACTTGGTGGAACAATAAAACGTATTCCTAACAACACCTGATAAATCTCTACTCACACAACTGGAAAGCTTTGATACCGGGACGAAACACTCTTATTCTTACTAGTTGAAACTGATACAAGGAGAAAACATTGCCTACACGACAGTCCTTAAAGAAAATTTCCACCTATTTCCACTATCCATAAATTTCTCTAGTCTTCTTAAGGTCTCCATTAACTCTAGCAACCTGTACTGACTcccttccattcatccacccttgatattttcgtttctttttaatgtaagaggagaaatctgCCCAAGGGAGACAAAAACGatcaaacaaaaaggcccacttacatGCCAGTCCTCAAGTAGGTCCAAGAGCGTTAGTCAAAAgtatgggataaatgtcttgaaaccttcctcttaaatttcaagtcataggaagatggaaatacagaagcaggaagggagttgccatgtcctaaccccttcagtgctatgataagttttcatattcatttcacTTACTATTTAATGACTTTACAtcatttcagaaacttatgtggggcttagaatagtgaaaattcCAACCATTAATTGTCtcatctccataaacccttcctaatgtaaataaaattgtctaatcatacccaaactcatggtaaaaaatgtgtcccagtactgaaggggttaaaaatgccTGCAGGAGAGGTGCAAGCAGACACATAATGAGCACTTACCTTTGGCTTTCTTGAGGAGGAGCCtgaggtggtggagagggtgttggaggtgagggagagggctgAACCATGTCGCCTCAAACCATCACATTCCTGCCGGCAAGACACAAAAGATGCAATGCTAGTGTATCAAAACAGATGTGTACTTGAGGACTGGGTGAGTGTATCCGGTAATTCAGTtcagaaaatagtgataatattCCATGTACAGCTTTTAATTCACTTTGAGCTTCCTTTCagattctcctttcttcttctttatcacttaATGTCCCTTTTCCATCACAAAGAGGTTGGATGTACAATGACTCCTATTCTGAGTCATCTTTCTGAATTGGAGCACATTTTTAGTGGTATTTCTGCTGTTTGATGCAGTTCCTTCTTGCTCTTTAAAAATTTATGTATTGCtttccctgtctctgtctctaatGATATGGCAAAATTTCTTCACCTCACTGGCTTTcaatacaattattattattatttttttttatgtaagaagggaaagctggtTCAAACAAAAAGACCCACATATGAGTATACTAGTGTTCTAGAGGATAGGTATGATTGGAATGTCCCAGCTTCTCTCCTGAGTATGTGTGGTATGTGCAATTGCCACTCCATCTTTGAGTTAAAGTGGCTCTAGTCCGTCTCAGCCCTCAAGGTCAAGGTGAGGGGCAATGATATCCAATGACTGTTGTGAGGAGAGCGAGGAGTGACTGAGTGTTATTCATGTCCCAgagttatcactatcattactaccattatgACTTCCAGCTTCTCTCAATGTTatgttatcactatcattactaccattatgACTTCCAGCTTCATCTTGGCTAACTTTTCAGTTAGATGTCTCATTAATATGTAGATGGAGAGATGGTGTACACTGCAATCACTACTAAtaataccactgctactactaccatgaaTATcatactgctatcactactactactactactactaccatactgctaacactaataataataccattacttctaccactactaacatACTGCTataactactaataatactattgcttctactactagtaccaccatactgctatcactactactaataccatcaTTAACACTCAGCACATGACATTCTTGACTTTAGATCAATGTGCCATCTGACCTCCAAAAAACACTaaattcttttactattttgtttATGAAGGCTATCTTGACACGTCCCACTCACCACTTGGCTGAGCACAAAATTTATAGGTTTGTTGTGACTTCACTAATGATAAACACTACTATGCACTGTAGGGTAAAGAACATTAATTTATACACATCTTACTGCACAATTGATATATGAAATGTCTTGATTTTACTTATAATTTTGAGAATAAAGCTTTGCCATTTGACTTGCCACCTACTACTCCTGTTGCCCaccagagagggaaagaagagagaacttGTAACCAgtcaaagagggagaggagagagagagagagagagagagagagagagagagagagagagagagagagagagagagagagagagagagagagagagagagagagagagagagagagagagagagagagagagagagaaaacttgttGCCTaccagagagggaaagaagagagagaacttgtCACCCCTTTGTTACTGCTCCCTTACTGACCCGGTGCTGGTGGATGGCGTCGACCCACTGGTGCTTGTCCTCCTCAGTGCTGGTGCGCAGATACCACACGCAGTCGTTAAGGCACACGTCAAAGCGGCACTCGTCAATCTCGTGGGGCTGCAGAGAGGAGAGGTGTGAGGCAGGTGAGATGGGAGAGTGAGGTGGTTTGgtatgtattcagaaacactttgctctctcaccacgactgttttccaaggtcactgaggtgattagcggggttttcaagagtgtttctccagttaatagtgtagaaatcttgtcactctgcctctagaaacataaaaacaccttaaaaactcatacACTCTAGTTTTaaggtcagtattcagaaatgcttagctctctcaccacgactgttttccaaggccagtgAGGTGATTAGccaggattttcaagagtatttctccagttaatagcatagaaatcttgtcactctgcctctacaaccataaaaacaccataagaaacttgaaatagtagaggtgaagcacagaagtgtagcctttgtatgtttgtatgatgagaaggaaattaatgaaacaaatgatgaaataagtgaatgaaatgaatgataaaacaaaTGCATGAGATGAATGTTAGATAAAGTAAGACAGGTAAATGcataaatgagtaaaaaaaatagcactGAACACAAAggcactaaaaataataataataataaaaaaataacaataaaaaaaaaaacaatgacaaaagcTAATACCGAAAAGATCAAAGTCTCAAACAAACTAAACTGTGACAACCAacgacataaaagaaaaacacaccaacatcccccaacaacaaaatacacaacacacacacacacactttgaaggatagacgagagagaggagatctaataacgatGGATAAGATAGTAACTCGTatggaaaagacagacagacaagacctggtatcactgacggaggatggggaaagacgaacaagaggacacACCAAGATCATGATAAGTGAgtgtttgaggaacattaaaaagttcagttttccacacaggatggtggacatctggaatggcttgagtgaagagattgtagcagcagaaagtgtgcacaaaatttaatgaaaaagttggataaaagtagaaatggagacaggttactatgagccccacttgaaccctgtaatataaaattaaataaacacacacacacacacacacacacacacacacacacaaaccctcaaCACACCTTCCAGTCACAAGAACACAAGAGCACAAGATCACAAGACACAGGGCTGGTAAGTGGTAACCTGATCCCTGCCAGCcttccccacaccacacactgagacagccaggacaggacaggaggaaaagatgagtaTTAAGTACCTCAGCCTTCTCACGTGTTCCTTTCACTGCACTGAGCTAcggcacaccacacactcaccacacaccacacaaacactagGGTCATGtgcctctgtctgtgtctgtgtgtgagtgtgtgtgtgtgtgtgtgtgtgtgtatttttcctgCCTGGTTCAGAGTAGTTCTTGCAATGGTAGCTGAGTCAACACTGCCAGGATATTAGTaagacggaaggaggaggaggaggaggaggaggaggaggaggaggaggaggaggaggaagaggaggaggaggaggaggaggaggaagaggaggaggaggaggaggaggaggaggaggagggagaggaggagaggaggaggaggaggaggaggaggaggaggaggaagagagggaaaagtaatgtgtgaggagagagagagagtagagtagagagagagagagagagagagagagagagagagagagagagagagagagagagagagagagagagagagagagagagagagagagagagagagagagagagagagagagagagagagagagtgtgtgtgtgtgtgtgtgtgtgtgtgtgtgtgtgtgtgtgtgtgtgtgtgtgtgtgtgtgtgtgtgtgtgtgtgtgtgtgtgtgtgtgtgtgtgtgtgtgtgtgtgtgtgtgtgtgtgtgtgtgtgtgtgtgtaaatgaagtAAAGTTTTTGTATGTGGATTACTTTCAATTTCACCACATTATGAGCACCACCCTTGCACAGAGGAAGCATAAAGGCCAACACAGACATCCCACAACACTACCTTCCCCCTGAGAGGTGTAGTGGGAGAATAAGCCTTAGGGATTAGCAGCATTAGGCCTTGAATATATTCACTACTCATACCAATACATTATACCTTATACTACTGACATCACCCTAGATACTCAGTGACcgatgagtggagagagagagagagagagagagagagagagagagagagagagagagagagagagagagagagagagagagagagagagagagagagagaaagagagagaaagagggagaggagagagagaacttgttacttgctagagggagagagaggagcgaaAACTTGCCTATTTCTATCTTCTACTTTATTTGTGTTGTGATATAACTGTGCTGTGTTGGtaaggtggtgatagtgaaatgagtgagagagagagagagagagagagagagagagagagagagagagagagagagagatttttgccGTCTATACCTTTCTTGTGTTGTGATATGCCTGTGGTGTGTTGGTAGGCTGGTGAGAGTGAAATGATAGTGAAGTTTGTGTAGTCTGGTgaaagtgtgtgttgtggtgattgTTGTGATTTCTCATagctttgatttatttattttttccttctatctatccatgttgcttttacttttctactttctatgactttttatttatgttctaTGCTGTTATTATCATGTGGCGCTTTAAGTTTCTAgtattatctattcatttattctattctatttttttttcctgcatcagTTTACCTCTACCCACTTCTCTACTCCACTAGAGGAACAAAACCACATACAACAGGCATCTTCCTATACAATGCTAAGACGATACACGACACCAGAACTCCCACAACACTCCAAGGAAACACTGTGTTTATTTCACGCATGACAGCATCTTATAATCCTTCCACCCACTTCCTTTTGTTCATGCAACCTTCACATCAATCAGCTGCCATTACATCATGATTCATGACTGTGCCAGCAGGAATGTatgcaccacacactcacaccagaAAGGGAAGCAATTATTTCACACACGGCAGCTTCTTTTAATCCTCCAGCCACCTTCTGCTCATCCGGGCTTAATTAACATCAACTTGTCATTATGGTATTAGTATGAAGGTTATTACAAGGCTGGGTTTCACAGctatttgtcttctttgtaAGCAGCCACAGTGATTTGAGTTAAGgttgtcattttcctcttcttctaaaaCAACAGTATTTAAGATTTTCAACATGGCAACACTGCTAGactgattaaccc harbors:
- the LOC123509768 gene encoding ceramide transfer protein-like, which encodes MYEDYVALSDEDSEEDAHGHAHRQPPELQGTVSKWTNYIHGWQNRYMVLKDGTMSYYRNQNETAFGCRGSISVKKAHVRPHEIDECRFDVCLNDCVWYLRTSTEEDKHQWVDAIHQHRECDGLRRHGSALSLTSNTLSTTSGSSSRKPKVRLREKLAEIDTYRDILIRQMDTLQSYFDACADVVKDLKTMEAPTCNGLEPEHESAVEAAIALDGGAAAESPTPSPSPSAASLGQRKHSPPRHPHPHPHITKETLQKHGAYAADFRGEALTFKATTAGILATLSHCVEVMNQREDSFRRRLEREAEKRRRLEEKLKHALSQNTQEGHTTARVVVVGGPDYEEGPHSVIGEDEFYDAVESALDKMDEEEEFRERLRQKQRAAPQQLATTHPLWPQIDKLTMEQLGYAQQGVEGGVWQLFAEEGEMKMYRRELEEGGLVVDPLKAVHQVRGATAHEMVHHFWSPDVRFEWDTSIEQMTVLDRISEDTLIFLQLHKRVWPTAQRDALFWSHIRKIPPTDPANGDAYDTWIVCNQSTDHPDAPKDEKVVRVDLTVCFVCQTFLDPPPPEGEAPTRDNLLTKITYCSVVNPGGWAPASVLRAVYKREYPKFLKRFTQYVVDKCAAQPISFSGLQIKDHSKHWRG